CGCCGGGCGAGGCGTGGAACAGCTCCTGCATCTCGAAATCGGCGGTGGTGTGAATCGCGTGCATGACCGCCCAGCGCTCGTCGGCGGGACGACTGTCCGGCTTCATCAGCCTGGCGATGGCGCGAAAGCTGCCGCTCATGATCGACTGACCGACCGGTGTCGATCCATCTTCCGCGTCACGGCTGAAATAGCCCCTCGGCGTAATCATCCGCTCGCCGGAGAAAAAGGTGGTCGAGTTGCCCACCAGCATCACGGTGAACATGTCGAGCGAGTCGGGATCGAACTCCGCGAGCGTCGTCAGCACCACCGACTCGTCGCTGCGCGAAACGTTGCGGACGATGCCCACCGGCGTCGAGGGCGAGCGGTGGCGCAGGAACAGCTCGCGGAAGCGGTAAATCTGCCAGTAGCGGTCGCGGCTGCGGGGATTATAGACTGCGGTCACGAAGTCCGCCGAGGCCGCCGCCTCGATCCGCTTTTCGATCACCTCCCACGGCGTCATCAGGTCGGAAAGCGAAATGGCGCAGAAGTCGTGGCTCACCGGAGCGCCAAGCCGCGCGGCGGCAGCCTGGAAGGCGCTGATGCCCGCCAGCACCTCGACCTCGACATCGGGCCAGCGCCCGCTCGTGTGCAGTTCGAGGATGAGCGGGGCCATGCCGTAGATGCCCGCGTCGCCGGAGCTGACGACAACGATGCGACGCCCTTCCGAGGCCAGCGCGAACGCCTCTTCGGCCCGCTGCATCTCCCCCGTCATGCCGGTCGCCACGGTCTGGACGGAGTCCGGAATCAGGTGCGCGATGCTTTTGAGATAGCCGGTGTAGCCGACAACGGCGTCGGCGGCTCGGATCGCTTCGAGCACCTGTGGGGTCATCATCGAGTCGCTGCCGGGGCCGAGACCCGCGACGATAATTGTGCCACTCATGGCGCAAAGGGTGAAAGGGTTGACTGCCGGCAATGCGGTGAGCAGACCAGCAGCGAAAAGTAAGGGATTGAGCGACCCCGCAAGGCCTCGATCTCCATCGTCAAAAACTCGCCCGCCATGCCGACTTTTTCGGCGTAAAGGAACGGTTTGGCGTAGCGTTCGAGGAAACCGACCAGCTCGTTTTTCACCGTCGAAAGCTTCATCACCACCACCGTGCTGTGCGAAGCGAGGGCGCGTTCGAGTTCGCCGATCTCGTCGATCTGCGCCAGCACCAGCACACTGTCGCTCTGCAACGCGAGCGGCATTCCGGCAGCCGATCCGGCGGCGATAAAAGCCGGAATGCCGGGCGTCATCGAGCAGTCGAGGCCGTCGAGCCGCGCCCGCTCGATGATCGCCGACGCGGTGCTGTAAAAGCCCCCGTCGCCCACGCTCACCACCGCAACCCGGCGTCCCGCCTGCACCTCTTCTGCCATCGTGGCGTAATTCGCAGCGTAACTCGCCTCGGCGGCCTCGCGCGAGCGCGACA
This genomic window from Chlorobaculum limnaeum contains:
- a CDS encoding precorrin-2 C(20)-methyltransferase, whose amino-acid sequence is MEKQGTLISVSLGPGDPGLITVKALSQLREADVIYYPGTVSASGAVTSVALDILDAYDLDPSKLRGMLVPMSRSREAAEASYAANYATMAEEVQAGRRVAVVSVGDGGFYSTASAIIERARLDGLDCSMTPGIPAFIAAGSAAGMPLALQSDSVLVLAQIDEIGELERALASHSTVVVMKLSTVKNELVGFLERYAKPFLYAEKVGMAGEFLTMEIEALRGRSIPYFSLLVCSPHCRQSTLSPFAP
- the cobJ gene encoding precorrin-3B C(17)-methyltransferase; the protein is MSGTIIVAGLGPGSDSMMTPQVLEAIRAADAVVGYTGYLKSIAHLIPDSVQTVATGMTGEMQRAEEAFALASEGRRIVVVSSGDAGIYGMAPLILELHTSGRWPDVEVEVLAGISAFQAAAARLGAPVSHDFCAISLSDLMTPWEVIEKRIEAAASADFVTAVYNPRSRDRYWQIYRFRELFLRHRSPSTPVGIVRNVSRSDESVVLTTLAEFDPDSLDMFTVMLVGNSTTFFSGERMITPRGYFSRDAEDGSTPVGQSIMSGSFRAIARLMKPDSRPADERWAVMHAIHTTADFEMQELFHASPGAIQRWHEALTAGGATIVTDVTMVQSGLRKAALERYGIAVHCYLHDPRVAELAKSAGLTRSQAGMRLAAREHPDALFVVGNAPTALLELASLLHRGGFAPMGVIGAPVGFVNVVESKHRLKAAAGATPIAVIEGRKGGSAIAATIVNAAFSLDEAEAMNPGCYV